One window of the Allorhizobium ampelinum S4 genome contains the following:
- the minE gene encoding cell division topological specificity factor MinE, with amino-acid sequence MSIFNLFRRPTSAPMARERLQVLLAHERAAQGSDLVAILREEILAVISKHVQVDADKVRIKVDRDEHVSILEIDVEIPRDAQALAA; translated from the coding sequence ATGAGCATCTTCAACCTGTTCCGCAGACCAACCTCGGCGCCGATGGCGCGCGAACGGCTGCAAGTCCTGCTCGCCCACGAACGCGCCGCCCAAGGCTCCGACCTCGTCGCCATCCTGCGCGAGGAAATCCTGGCCGTGATCTCCAAACACGTCCAAGTCGATGCCGACAAGGTCCGCATCAAGGTGGACCGCGACGAGCATGTTTCGATTTTGGAGATCGATGTGGAAATTCCACGGGATGCGCAGGCGCTGGCGGCTTGA